The following proteins are encoded in a genomic region of Ctenopharyngodon idella isolate HZGC_01 chromosome 12, HZGC01, whole genome shotgun sequence:
- the ep300a gene encoding histone acetyltransferase p300 isoform X7, with amino-acid sequence MAENVLDSGPPSAKRPKLSSPALSASASDGNDFGSLFDLEHDLPDELISSSELSLENGGDLGQLHANLGSGGGAIGGVVSSGQDAAAKHKQLSELLRHGPAPAAPQQGAMCSPAGASMGLFGNMKSSPGTQGMGPQGQQHLSPQQVALMQHQQMAGMVGNMNRNMLGPQKGNGQQQPGGPMPQQQNMLGAQMMNGSPRIGHHNPGMGSNSNLLAEALQQQQTVGVQGGLRAQQPGAMNKMGMNAGSGPYGGPYGQPASQGLGVAGLAPQLQNKVGLSNSPAQFNLDKKPQPMQGIPGMQASQLSPAGAAGGAGTGGMVPNAQGTLGPGSAASAVSAAAVGGVPPAADPEKRKLIQQQLVLLLHAHKCQRREQANGEVRQCNLPHCRTMKNVLNHMTHCQAGKSCQVAHCASSRQIISHWKNCTRHDCPVCLPLKNAGDKRNQQTLLGSGGVGLNSSLGNVTGGPPSAPNLNTQGQIDPSSIERAYAALGLTYQGNQATPQPVQQTQRAMNTMGANPMGVNGAVGGQSQNQQSNLLQDTMLHLNMNSQSLMNDSAVGSMPVANPAASAGMRKSWHEDITQDLRNHLVHKLVQAIFPTPDPAALKDRRMENLVAYARKVEGDMYESANSRAEYYHLLAEKIYKIQKELEEKRRTRLQKQGMPPTGLPQGPTGIGQPGPPTGLPTNGPLSDPSMVRPTGPNQMNRMPNAAGMNPFGNHMGMQSMRSTPPLPLNTALNQGSMGTGRMPQPNVAQMQNQYMQPGQFQGSSPSLGAGSVDMAHPGNDGAITQGQMPTLSSLPVGSPLAQPGSAGGAGSGSSVGSLGPNSISGVPPASTPTQSINLPHCPPVHQNSPSPAHSRTPTPTPGSQTPQPHTPSLPQLATTGSQQQLPPSTTSDNVMQPQQQSLGGGTPPGVSHSGLSTPNGSQHPRTPLSHKGSLPVDGQAATPASVSSADGSFQQGPSDSTASFEPKVEVKQKEEEDEDEEAMMGGRTGKQEDIKTEEKPEIKKEEPLTDGVPMETSSTAAGEDKKPEIKTEPKEEEEGSGSTVTHSSPSGVPNKKKIFKPEELRQALMPTLESLYRQDPESLPFRQPVDPSLLGIPDYFDIVKNPMDLSTIKRKLDTGQYQEPWQYVDDIWLMFNNAWLYNRKTSRVYKYCSKLAEVFEQEIDPVMQSLGYCCGRKFEFSPQTLCCYGKQLCTIPRDAAYFCYQNRYHFCEKCFNEIQGETVSLGDDPSQTQTSINKDQFEKKKNDTLDPELFVECMDCGRKMHQICVLHNDTIWPSGFVCDGCLKKSNKTRKENKYAAKRLPQTKLGNYLETRVNDFLKRHNHPESGEVTIRVVHVSDKVVEVKPGMKSRFVDSGEMAESFPYRTKALFAFEDVDGVDVCFFGMHVQEYGSDCPPPNQRRVYISYLDSVHFFQPRCLRTGVYHEILIGYLEYAKKQGFTTGHIWACPPSEGDDYIFHCHPADQKIPKPKRLQEWYKKMLDKAVAERIVHDYKDIFKQATEDRLTSAKELPYFEGDFWPNVLEESIKELEQEEEERKREENSTSNESVDTTKGDSKNAKKKNNKKTSKNKSSLSRANKKKPGMPNVSNDLSQKLYATMEKHKEVFFVIRLIAAPNSNALLPIVDLDPLMACDLMDGRDAFLTLARDKHLEFSSLRRSKWSTMCMLVELHNQSQDRFVYTCNECKHHVETRFHCTVCEDYDLCITCYNTKGHEHKMEKLGLGLDDESNSQAASSTQNPGDSRRLSIQRCIQSLVHACQCRNANCSLPSCQKMKRVVQHTKGCKRKTNGGCPICKQLIALCCYHAKHCQENKCPVPFCLNIKQKLRQQQLQHRLQQAQMVRRRMASMQRTGQQLPGGNGGLPSPGNGSTTGPSTPTPSSQPPTPQPPTQLCQPPATQPGVGGVPSKQQQQMAGMAHQYQQMSGSGGMMNSPQQPMIPQQQQPTSVQHLQHANNLPPYVQRPPGSSPLSQSMGKPGMVPGGFPQQQQSSLGQPVMPQHQQPGPPPAAVEIAMKIQRVAESQRQMAQQKILQRNQAPGMMPPHGLHQGPQTQSQMSMNLPGAAMVGPQGIPSQTQAAVARTHMDQQQGMITASMQQQAGTQSQLPQVQLHQAQQGAPQLQGTPQQPWTGPGMPPQQRPGVMNQIGLQGMVASQQQQQQAVVQQQQQGHSAVMGMMSGQGAAALAGAGPGNHSQAALLELVRTLRLPSSPHQQQQVLNILRSNPQLMATFIRQRVPRYLGRGGPGAGGVGVPGGPGGGPGLIDGQQMSANPAAAQGSMHMPQGNSMPINQLQQQQQQQQLQQRSMMSGNLQQQQQMAALQQQQQQQQQQQQQQQQQQQQQQQQQQQQQQQGVMPNQGPNMSNISPQFREMMRRHLQQQQQQQQQQQQQQQQQQQHMGNHAQFQHPQPPQQQGYLGQSGMPPQQPGQPQPGGLQQQQGGTQPGTQQNYSGSVSHQQVAAALQQRLQHQQLQMQQQQSAMAGLQGADGGPGGGGPLQQQQMQSAPIGSQPPGMLQQAFQQRLLQQQQSHLGGGSPAQHNPMSPQQPQQQMSQSPHLQGQQLPNSLSNQVRSPQPSPRPQSQPPNSSPSPRLQPQPSPHHISPQTQTGSPHPGHLSQHHSAVHPPQQQPQASQQQQQANAMDQGSFGADQSAMLSQLGGMGALHGQGTNDMLTNNQDMGSNMNHSLDLM; translated from the exons TGGCCCCTCAGCTCCAGAACAAAGTAGGTCTGTCCAACAGTCCAGCCCAGTTTAACCTCGACAAGAAACCCCAGCCTATGCAGGGCATACCTGGCATG CAGGCTTCTCAGCTTTCCCCAGCGGGCGCTGCCGGAGGAGCAGGAACGGGCGGCATGGTGCCCAATGCCCAAGGAACTCTCGGCCCCGGATCAGCTGCATCAGCCGTGTCTGCAGCAGCGGTGGGAGGTGTTCCTCCAGCAGCCGATCCAGAAAAGCGCAAACTCATACAGCAGCAGCTGGTGCTTTTGCTTCATGCACACAAGTGCCAGCGGAGGGAGCAGGCCAACGGGGAAGTACGGCAGTGTAACCTGCCCCACTGTCGCACCATGAAGAACGTCCTCAACCACATGACGCACTGCCAGGCTGGCAAATCTTGCCAAG TGGCACACTGTGCCTCTTCCAGACAGATAATCTCTCACTGGAAGAACTGCACGCGGCATGACTGCCCTGTATGTCTACCTTTGAAAAATGCAGGAGACAAGAGGAATCAacaga CTTTGCTAGGCTCTGGAGGTGTGGGGTTAAATTCTTCTTTGGGTAATGTAACTGGTGGTCCGCCCAGTGCCCCCAATCTCAATACCCAAGGGCAGATAGACCCCAGCTCCATCGAGAGGGCTTACGCGGCCCTGGGCCTCACATACCAGGGAAACCAGGCTACCCCTCAGCCTGTCCAACAAACACAACGGGCAATGAACACCATGG GAGCGAATCCCATGGGAGTAAATGGGGCTGTGGGTGGTCAGTCTCAGAATCAGCAGTCTAACCTTCTCCAGGATACAATGTTGCATCTGAACATGAACTCACAGAG TTTGATGAATGACAGTGCTGTGGGGTCTATGCCTGTGGCCAACCCTGCTGCCAGTGCTGGCATGAGGAAGAGTTGGCATGAGGACATCACCCAGGATCTACGCAACCACCTGGTGCACAAACT AGTCCAAGCCATTTTTCCCACTCCAGACCCAGCTGCACTGAAAGACCGGCGGATGGAGAATCTAGTGGCCTATGCGCGTAAAGTCGAAGGGGATATGTATGAGTCCGCTAATAGCAGG GCGGAGTATTATCACCTGCTGGCGGAGAAGATATATAAAATCCAGAAGGAACTGGAAGAGAAGCGAAGGACACGGTTACAGAAACAGGGCATGCCCCCTACTGGCCTGCCGCAAGGGCCCACAGGGATTGGTCAGCCAGGGCCACCCACAGGATTGCCTACTA ATGGTCCTCTTTCCGATCCTTCGATGGTGCGGCCTACTGGTCCAAACCAGATGAACAGGATGCCGAATGCTGCTG GCATGAATCCGTTTGGGAACCATATGGGAATGCAGTCCATGAGATCTACACCTCCTCTTCCACTCAACACAGCTCTTAACCAG GGAAGCATGGGCACTGGGAGGATGCCACAACCGAATGTTGCACAGATGCAAAATCAGTACATGCAACCTGGACAGTTTCAAGGTTCAAGTCCAAGTCTTGGTGCTGGATCTGTTGACATGGCTCACCCAGGAAATGATGGCGCTATTACTCAA GGGCAAATGCCTACTTTATCATCTTTACCAGTTGGCAGTCCTTTAGCCCAGCCTGGGTCTGCTGGAGGGGCAGGCAGCGGGTCCTCGGTGGGCTCTCTGGGTCCCAACAGCATAAGTGGGGTTCCTCCAGCGTCCACCCCAACACAGTCTATCAACCTCCCCCACTGTCCGCCCGTCCACCAGAATTCTCCTTCTCCAGCACATAGCCgcacacccacacccacaccaGGCTCCCAGACACCCCAGCCCCATACACCCAGTCTACCCCAGTTAGCCACGACCGGCAGTCAGCAGCAGTTACCTCCGTCCACCACTTCTGACAATGTCATGCAACCTCAGCAGCAGTCATTAGGAGGAGGAACTCCTCCCGGTGTTTCTCATAGTGGCCTCTCCACGCCAAATGGCAGCCAGCATCCCCGCACTCCG TTGTCTCATAAAGGTTCTCTGCCAGTGGACGGCCAGGCTGCTACCCCTGCCTCTGTCAGCAGTGCAGATGGATCATTTCAGCAGGGTCCTTCAGACTCCACAGCCTCCTTTGAGCCCAAGGTGGAGGTCAAGCagaaagaggaggaggatgaggatgaagaAGCCATGATGGGAGGAAGAACTGGAAAGCAGGAAGACATTAAAACTGAGGAGAAGCCTGAG ATAAAGAAAGAGGAGCCGTTAACTGATGGTGTCCCAATGGAGACATCTTCCACTGCAGCTGGGGAGGACAAAAAGCCAGAGATAAAGACTGAGcctaaagaagaagaagagggtTCAGGGTCCACAGTTACCCACAGTTCACCTTCTGGAGTCCCtaacaaaaagaaaa TTTTTAAACCAGAGGAGCTGAGACAGGCCCTGATGCCCACACTGGAGTCTCTTTACCGCCAGGACCCCGAGTCTCTGCCCTTCCGCCAGCCTGTGGACCCTTCACTGCTGGGAATACCA GACTATTTTGACATTGTGAAGAATCCTATGGACTTGTCTACTATAAAACGGAAGCTCGACACGGGCCAGTACCAGGAGCCGTGGCAGTACGTGGATGACATCTGGCTCATGTTTAACAACGCCTGGCTGTACAATCGCAAGACGTCACGAGTCTACAAGTACTGCTCCAAGCTGGCGGAGGTGTTTGAGCAGGAGATCGACCCAGTCATGCAGAGCCTTGGCTACTGTTGTGGGAGAAAG TTTGAGTTTTCTCCCCAAACTCTGTGCTGCTATGGGAAGCAGCTGTGCACTATACCACGAGATGCTGCTTACTTTTGTTATCAGAACAG GTACCACTTCTGTGAGAAGTGTTTCAATGAGATCCAGGGTGAGACTGTGTCCTTGGGAGATGACCCATCCCAAACTCAAAC ATCGATCAACAAGGATCAGtttgaaaagaagaaaaatgacaCACTCGACCCTGAGCT ATTTGTGGAATGTATGGATTGTGGTCGGAAGATGCATCAGATCTGTGTTTTGCACAATGACACTATATGGCCTTCAGG CTTTGTGTGTGATGGTTGTCTGAAGAAGTCTAACAAGACCCGTAAAGAGAATAAATATGCTGCTAAAA GGCTTCCACAGACCAAACTAGGCAACTACTTGGAAACACGGGTTAATGACTTTCTGAAGCGACATAATCACCCAGAGTCTGGTGAAGTCACTattcgtgttgttcatgtctcAGACAAAGTGGTAGAAGTCAAACCAGGCATGAAGTCTAG GTTTGTGGATAGTGGGGAGATGGCAGAATCTTTCCCATACAGAACGAAAGCTTTATTTGCATTTGAGGATGTTGATGGTGTTGATGTCTGCTTTTTTGGGATGCACGTGCAAGAGTATGGCTCAGATTGTCCACCCCCTAATCAAAG ACGAGTTTACATATCCTACCTGGACAGTGTCCACTTCTTTCAGCCACGCTGTCTGAGAACAGGCGTGTACCATGAGATTCTTATAGGATATCTGGAGTATGCCAAAAAACAAGG gTTTACCACAGGGCACATCTGGGCTTGCCCTCCTAGTGAAGGAGATGATTACATCTTCCACTGTCACCCTGCAGACCAGAAGATACCCAAGCCCAAGCGGCTTCAGGAGTGGTATAAAAAGATGCTGGATAAAGCCGTAGCGGAGCGCATCGTGCATGACTATAAG gacaTATTCAAACAAGCAACAGAGGATCGTCTCACCAGCGCCAAAGAACTGCCCTATTTTGAGGGTGATTTCTGGCCCAATGTGCTTGAAGAGAGTATCAAAGAACTGGAGCAAGAAGAGGAGGAAAGGAAGAGGGAGGAGAACAGCACGTCCAATGAGAGTGTTGAT ACAACAAAAGGTGACAGCAAAAATGCCAAGAAAAAGAACAACAAGAAGACGAGCAAGAACAAAAGCAGTTTAAGCCGAGCCAACAAAAAGAAGCCGGGGATGCCAAATGTGTCCAATGACCTTTCACAGAAACTCTATGCCACAATGGAAAAGCACAAAGAG GTGTTCTTTGTTATTCGGCTGATTGCAGCACCCAACTCCAATGCACTTCTGCCCATTGTTGACCTGGATCCTTTGATGGCGTGTGATTTGATGGATGGTCGCGATGCCTTCCTAACACTTGCACGGGATAAACACCTGGAGTTTTCTTCATTGCGGCGCTCCAAATGGAGCACTATGTGCATGCTGGTTGAACTGCACAACCAGAGCCAGGACCGCTTTGTCTATACCTGCAATGAGTGCAAACACCATGTTGAAACTCGCTTCCATTGCACTGTGTGTGAG GACTATGATCTCTGCATCACTTGCTATAATACAAAAGGTCACGAGCACAAGATGGAGAAACTGGGCTTGGGGTTGGACGACGAAAGCAACAGTCAGGCTGCTTCCTCAACGCAGAATCCTGGAGACTCACGCCGTCTCAGTATTCAGCGGTGCATCCAGTCTCTAGTGCATGCTTGTCAGTGCCGCAATGCCAACTGCTCACTTCCATCTTGCCAGAAAATGAAACGTGTAGTTCAACATACCAAAGGCTGCAAGCGCAAAACCAATGGTGGTTGTCCTATTTGCAAGCAGCTCATCGCACTCTGTTGTTACCATGCAAAACACTGCCAAGAGAACAAGTGTCCTGTGCCATTCTGCCTCAATATCAAGCAGAAACTGCGACAACAACAGCTCCAGCACAGGCTACAGCAGGCCCAGATGGTGCGTAGAAGAATGGCCAGCATGCAAAGGACAGGCCAGCAGCTTCCGGGAGGCAATGGTGGGCTGCCATCTCCTGGGAACGGTAGTACTACTGGTCCGAGCACACCAACACCAAGCAGTCAGCCTCCTACCCCACAGCCGCCCACTCAGCTATGCCAGCCTCCAGCAACTCAACCTGGGGTTGGAGGTGTTCCATCAAAGCAGCAACAGCAGATGGCAGGGATGGCCCATCAGTACCAGCAAATGTCTGGAAGTGGTGGGATGATGAACTCCCCGCAACAGCCCATGATcccacagcagcagcagccaaCATCGGTTCAGCATCTTCAGCATGCCAACAACCTTCCTCCATATGTGCAAAGACCTCCAGGCTCCTCTCCACTTTCTCAGTCAATGGGAAAGCCAGGCATGGTGCCAGGCGGCTTCCCTCAACAGCAACAGTCGAGCCTAGGACAGCCTGTGATGCCGCAACATCAGCAACCTGGCCCTCCACCTGCTGCAGTAGAAATTGCCATGAAAATTCAACGAGTCGCAGAGTCTCAACGGCAAATGGCTCAGCAAAAGATCTTGCAAAGAAACCAGGCTCCTGGCATGATGCCTCCACATGGCCTGCATCAGGGTCCCCAGACACAAAGCCAGATGAGCATGAACCTTCCTGGAGCTGCAATGGTTGGACCTCAGGGAATTCCATCCCAGACACAAGCAGCAGTGGCACGAACTCACATGGATCAGCAGCAGGGAATGATTACAGCAAGCATGCAGCAGCAGGCAGGAACTCAGTCTCAGCTCCCTCAAGTCCAGTTGCATCAGGCGCAGCAAGGAGCACCTCAACTTCAGGGGACGCCACAGCAGCCGTGGACTGGTCCTGGTATGCCTCCTCAGCAGAGACCTGGGGTAATGAACCAAATAGGTCTGCAAGGAATGGTTGCAtctcaacagcagcagcagcaggcagttgttcaacagcagcaacaagGGCATTCAGCGGTAATGGGTATGATGAGTGGCCAAGGAGCGGCTGCACTTGCAGGTGCTGGCCCTGGAAATCACTCTCAGGCTGCCTTACTGGAACTTGTAAGAACCTTAAGGTTACCCAGCTCTCCCCATCAACAACAGCAAGTCCTGAATATACTACGTTCAAACCCTCAGCTCATGGCAACCTTTATCAGGCAACGAGTTCCTAGGTACCTTGGTCGAGGAGGGCCTGGAGCAGGAGGTGTGGGTGTACCAGGAGGACCTGGTGGAGGTCCAGGGCTCATCGATGGCCAGCAAATGAGTGCAAATCCTGCGGCAGCTCAAGGAAGTATGCATATGCCACAAGGAAATAGCATGCCAATAAATCAGcttcagcagcagcaacagcagcagcaacttCAACAGCGGTCTATGATGAGTGGAAATTTGCAGCAACAACAGCAAATGGCAGcgttgcagcagcagcagcagcagcagcaacaacaacaacaacaacaacaacaacagcaacagcagcagcagcagcagcaacaacaacaacaacaacaaggtGTTATGCCCAATCAGGGACCCAACATGTCCAACATCTCTCCCCAGTTCAGAGAAATGATGAGGCGGCatttgcaacaacaacaacaacaacaacagcaacaacagcaacagcagcagcagcagcaacaacataTGGGAAACCATGCTCAGTTTCAGCATCCTCAACCACCCCAGCAGCAGGGTTATCTTGGCCAGTCTGGAATGCCCCCACAGCAGCCTGGCCAACCTCAGCCTGGTGGTCTCCAACAGCAGCAGGGAGGTACCCAGCCTGGGACCCAGCAAAACTACTCTGGGTCTGTGTCCCATCAGCAGGTTGCAGCAGCTCTGCAACAGAGGCTGCAGCATCAGCAACTCCagatgcagcagcagcagagtgCTATGGCAGGACTCCAAGGTGCTGATGGAGGTCCTGGAGGCGGTGGTCCCCTCCAGCAGCAACAGATGCAATCCGCTCCCATAGGTTCACAACCTCCGGGCATGCTTCAGCAAGCTTTCCAGCAACGGCTCCTTCAGCAGCAACAGTCACACCTAGGAGGAGGATCTCCTGCTCAACACAATCCCATGAGCCCTCAGCAGCCCCAGCAACAGATGTCCCAGTCTCCCCATTTGCAGGGCCAGCAGTTGCCCAATTCCCTAAGCAACCAAGTCCGCTCACCCCAGCCGTCACCTCGGCCCCAGTCCCAGCCACCAAACTCTAGTCCATCTCCTCGCTTGCAGCCCCAGCCATCGCCTCATCACATCTCGCCCCAGACCCAGACGGGGTCGCCTCACCCAGGTCACCTTTCTCAGCATCACAGTGCTGTGCACCCTCCACAGCAACAACCGCAGGCATCCCAACAGCAGCAACAGGCTAATGCGATGGACCAGGGCTCATTTGGAGCAGACCAGAGTGCCATGCTTTCACAGCTAGGTGGGATGGGAGCCTTACATGGGCAAGGGACAAATGACATGCTGACAAATAACCAAGATATGGGGTCGAACATGAATCATTCGTTAGATTTGATGTAA